From the genome of Streptomyces sp. NBC_01116, one region includes:
- a CDS encoding glycerate kinase, translated as MTRPTHRIAIAPSGFKESLSAARVAEAIAVGVRRVIPYADLDLIPLVDGGEGTAEALALAGGGRLVPCTATGPVGEPVASHFALLGGPGPLTAVVEMAAVAGLALVPPDLRHPGATTTYGVGELIRAALDAGARRILVGCGDSGTSDGGAGALQALGARLTDRHGRELHRGGGALHELERIDPSGLDPRLARTELLVACNPYNVLCGKRGVARVFGPQKGATPAEVELLSAGLERLAAVLTRDLAPAFAPATGVPVDLRTAPGTGASGGLGAGLAAVGARLLPRYDVLLDGLDLDARLARADFVITAEGALDHQTVRGKIPAEVARRAHASGVPVLVLAGTIGPGAQDVRAVGVDAYSAILPAPMTLVEAIDRSGEFLADATERAMRIMALGTRLAPLAAA; from the coding sequence ATGACCCGTCCGACCCACCGCATCGCCATCGCCCCCAGCGGTTTCAAGGAGTCCCTCTCGGCCGCCCGGGTGGCCGAGGCCATCGCGGTCGGCGTACGGCGCGTGATCCCCTACGCCGACCTCGACCTCATCCCGCTGGTCGACGGCGGCGAGGGCACGGCCGAGGCGCTGGCCCTGGCGGGCGGCGGCCGGCTGGTCCCGTGCACCGCGACGGGCCCGGTGGGCGAGCCGGTCGCCTCGCACTTCGCGCTGCTGGGCGGGCCGGGGCCGCTGACCGCCGTCGTGGAGATGGCCGCCGTCGCAGGGCTCGCCCTGGTGCCGCCGGACCTGCGCCACCCGGGCGCGACCACCACGTACGGCGTCGGCGAGCTGATCCGGGCGGCCCTGGACGCGGGGGCCCGGCGCATCCTCGTCGGCTGCGGCGACTCCGGTACGTCGGACGGCGGCGCGGGCGCCCTCCAGGCCCTCGGGGCCCGGCTGACGGACCGGCACGGCCGTGAACTGCACCGGGGCGGCGGGGCGTTGCACGAGCTGGAGCGCATCGACCCGTCCGGCCTCGACCCGAGGCTCGCCCGCACGGAGCTGCTCGTGGCCTGCAACCCGTACAACGTGCTGTGCGGGAAGCGCGGGGTGGCCCGGGTGTTCGGGCCGCAGAAGGGGGCGACCCCGGCGGAGGTGGAGCTGCTCTCGGCGGGCCTGGAGCGGCTGGCCGCCGTCCTCACCCGGGACCTCGCCCCGGCCTTCGCGCCGGCGACCGGCGTCCCGGTCGATCTGCGCACGGCTCCCGGCACGGGCGCGTCCGGCGGCCTCGGGGCCGGTCTCGCGGCCGTCGGCGCGCGGCTGCTCCCCCGCTACGACGTGCTGCTCGACGGTCTCGACCTGGACGCGCGCCTCGCCCGCGCCGACTTCGTGATCACGGCGGAGGGGGCGCTCGACCACCAGACCGTACGCGGGAAGATCCCGGCGGAGGTCGCCCGGCGGGCGCACGCCTCCGGGGTGCCGGTCCTGGTGCTGGCCGGGACGATCGGACCGGGCGCGCAGGACGTGCGGGCGGTGGGCGTGGACGCGTACAGCGCGATCCTGCCCGCGCCGATGACGCTGGTGGAGGCGATCGACCGGAGCGGCGAGTTCCTGGCCGACGCCACGGAGCGCGCGATGCGGATCATGGCCCTGGGCACCCGGCTCGCGCCCCTGGCCGCCGCCTGA
- a CDS encoding serine hydrolase domain-containing protein, whose amino-acid sequence MESLRIIDTWPVTTAAAAVVRADGTVLGTHGPADHRFPLASVTKPLAAYAALVAYEEGAVELDEPAGPEGSTVRHLLAHTSGLAFDEHRVTAPPGDRRLYSNAGFEVLGDHIAKASGIPFAEYLRQAVLEPLGMTSTTLDGSPARDGVSTVADLVRFAAEVQAPRLLDPRTVLEAQSVVHPGLKGVLPGYGHQSPNDWGLGFEIRDSKSPHWTGGSSSPATFGHFGQSGTFLWIDPVAGAACVALTDRAFGPWAAQAWTPFTDAVLAELS is encoded by the coding sequence ATGGAGAGCCTGCGCATCATCGACACCTGGCCGGTCACGACGGCCGCCGCCGCCGTCGTGCGGGCGGACGGCACGGTCCTCGGCACGCACGGGCCGGCCGACCACCGCTTCCCCCTCGCCTCGGTCACCAAGCCGCTCGCGGCCTACGCGGCGCTGGTGGCGTACGAGGAGGGGGCCGTCGAGCTGGACGAGCCGGCCGGGCCCGAGGGCTCCACGGTCCGCCATCTCCTCGCCCACACCAGCGGCCTGGCCTTCGACGAGCACCGGGTGACAGCCCCGCCGGGCGACCGCCGCCTGTACTCCAACGCGGGCTTCGAGGTGCTGGGCGACCACATCGCCAAGGCGTCCGGCATCCCGTTCGCGGAGTACCTGCGCCAGGCCGTCCTGGAGCCGCTGGGCATGACGTCCACGACCCTGGACGGCTCCCCCGCCCGCGACGGCGTCTCCACGGTCGCCGACCTGGTCCGCTTCGCCGCCGAGGTGCAGGCCCCCCGCCTGCTCGACCCGCGTACGGTCCTGGAGGCCCAGAGCGTCGTGCACCCGGGCCTCAAGGGCGTCCTGCCGGGCTACGGCCACCAGAGCCCGAACGACTGGGGCCTCGGCTTCGAGATCCGCGACTCCAAGTCCCCGCACTGGACGGGTGGTTCCTCCTCCCCGGCGACCTTCGGACACTTCGGCCAGTCGGGCACGTTCCTGTGGATCGACCCGGTGGCGGGCGCGGCCTGCGTCGCGCTGACGGACCGGGCGTTCGGGCCCTGGGCGGCACAGGCGTGGACGCCGTTCACGGACGCGGTTCTGGCCGAGCTGTCCTGA
- a CDS encoding ATP-binding protein: protein MNHVLVPRRDPGEPVYRADFALGEHSARHLRRVLRLYLTAWGLLFLADAAELALTELIANVVRHVPDRRGRAFIFRLPRGEGVRVEVADSSPALPLAITGDPLDEGGRGLVLVDAVTDDWGVERRWDGSGKTVWFECLTPPEKGGSRFRTARPEPRP from the coding sequence ATGAATCACGTACTCGTCCCCCGGAGGGATCCCGGGGAGCCCGTCTACCGCGCCGACTTCGCCCTCGGCGAGCACTCCGCCCGGCATCTGCGCCGCGTCCTGCGGCTCTACCTCACGGCGTGGGGGCTGCTGTTCCTCGCCGACGCGGCGGAGCTGGCGCTCACCGAGCTGATCGCCAACGTCGTGCGGCACGTGCCCGACCGGCGCGGCAGGGCCTTCATCTTCCGGCTGCCGCGCGGCGAGGGCGTACGCGTCGAAGTGGCGGACAGCAGCCCCGCCCTGCCCCTCGCCATCACGGGTGACCCGCTGGACGAGGGAGGCAGGGGGCTGGTCCTGGTCGACGCCGTCACCGACGACTGGGGCGTCGAGAGGCGGTGGGACGGCAGCGGGAAGACCGTCTGGTTCGAGTGCCTGACGCCGCCGGAGAAGGGCGGCAGCCGGTTCAGGACAGCTCGGCCAGAACCGCGTCCGTGA
- a CDS encoding RHS repeat-associated core domain-containing protein, whose product MPFRRARTSRRSALTAALVVAALGATVLPALAAPADAPRADGAAASAWGPGGPKAEIPPVKVGSNKPVGNLAEAALTPEKAAWLEAEKGRAGTGTPPAPSRGAARGTAAASLSAYVPEGQGSVPWHQISDFRVTDSLVARVNYSTGNLMLAGTDFEVAGVGQKLRLARTYNSLDAPWGKVSQRWWQEYERYLNLSNADEVVLYDATGAAVRFTKAAGGALTTPKGYSQDLKKNADGTYTLTDRKSGSKDTYNANGTLTKVTDKNNGAITVTQHNTGSEHKGFKLTETRSGRWVDLVKAYPNQWQAKDHTGRTAVFDLNPAGDLARTTDTEGKHTVFDYDSSRRLTKITTPKGRVTVFTYDAQNRVTSMLRATELNGSGHTGPTWTYTYSATSPSAAGRTTVTDPEQQSTKYDHDADGQVTKVTDALEQSRSRTFDANRNIDTATDAMGVGGATGNVTTYGWDSRNNPTSSELPTGATATMGGYQTIAGADLPETLTTADDEKTKYTYDTAGNTKSVAIEGTGGGNQSFDYNPATPTCGGFEGQVCKVTTKMTASKSVSTTFTYDAQGNLKTVKAPAPLGETTYTYDALGRPETVKDARGVTVLYTYDHRDRVKKVDSSNSLAVTYEYDGDGNLIQRSDGTGVTKYEFDPLSRETVRTLQNGSQTVLAYTPAGNVDTYKDPAGLTDYTWNKVNKLAELKDPQSKITKYEYNKNGVRTKTTYPGSTVQEVTPDKSGRPEKIKATSPKGTLVDLAYAYARPDGKDGGKIGTTTDAVAGTKTSYEYDKAGRFAYAAENKGSTLNASWQYCYDLAGNLTSQGVDKGCPRGTTYTVNDAQQITAKNGSTTNWSYDQIGNETAGASTPEGTRTGVKWTDYSQMTSITTGGKTYAGQYGSTDQSERIKLGDTFFHNGPLGLAATSTAGVDTGFNREPGGTLNSMTRGGKNHYYLTDALGSVVALTDEAGTKVNTYAYSPRGVQRTTTTTETVPQPYRFTGGYQDPTGLYHFAARYYDPNIGRFTTPDPSGQEQNPYLYAEGDPVNRIDPTGLLSLGGFVDKAGTAFDIGGVVSDFASGDTKAGFAGLAGMAGGALVGATCGATAAAFGATTGGVGLAVGVGCYAATEFGSYAAEDFVNRQF is encoded by the coding sequence ATGCCGTTTCGGCGTGCGCGTACATCCCGCAGAAGTGCTCTGACAGCAGCCTTGGTGGTGGCCGCGCTGGGGGCAACCGTACTCCCGGCGCTGGCCGCTCCGGCCGACGCTCCGAGAGCCGACGGCGCGGCTGCCTCCGCGTGGGGTCCGGGCGGGCCGAAGGCGGAGATACCGCCGGTCAAGGTCGGTTCCAACAAGCCGGTCGGCAACCTGGCGGAGGCAGCCCTCACGCCGGAGAAGGCCGCTTGGCTGGAGGCGGAGAAGGGACGGGCCGGGACCGGCACGCCGCCCGCACCCTCCCGTGGGGCGGCCCGCGGGACGGCGGCCGCCTCCCTGTCCGCGTATGTCCCGGAGGGGCAGGGTTCGGTGCCGTGGCATCAGATATCCGATTTCCGGGTCACCGATTCGCTGGTGGCGCGGGTGAACTACTCCACGGGCAACCTGATGCTGGCGGGGACGGACTTCGAGGTCGCGGGGGTGGGGCAGAAGCTGCGGCTGGCCCGTACGTACAACTCGCTCGACGCACCGTGGGGGAAGGTGTCGCAGCGGTGGTGGCAGGAGTACGAGCGCTACCTGAACCTGTCGAACGCGGACGAGGTCGTCCTGTACGACGCCACCGGGGCCGCAGTCCGCTTCACCAAGGCGGCAGGCGGGGCGCTCACGACGCCGAAGGGCTACTCCCAGGACCTGAAGAAGAACGCGGACGGCACCTATACGCTGACCGACCGGAAATCGGGCTCCAAGGACACCTACAACGCCAACGGCACACTGACGAAGGTGACCGACAAGAACAACGGCGCCATCACCGTCACCCAGCACAACACGGGTTCCGAGCACAAGGGCTTCAAACTCACCGAGACCCGCTCCGGCCGCTGGGTCGACCTGGTCAAGGCGTACCCGAACCAGTGGCAGGCCAAGGACCACACCGGCCGCACCGCCGTGTTCGACCTCAACCCGGCCGGCGACCTGGCGAGGACGACGGACACCGAGGGCAAGCACACGGTCTTCGACTACGACTCCTCGCGCCGTCTCACGAAGATCACCACCCCCAAGGGCCGGGTCACCGTCTTCACCTACGACGCCCAGAACCGCGTCACCTCCATGCTCCGCGCCACTGAGCTGAACGGCTCCGGCCACACCGGCCCCACCTGGACCTACACCTACTCCGCCACCTCGCCCTCGGCGGCCGGCCGGACGACGGTCACCGACCCGGAGCAGCAGTCCACGAAGTACGACCACGACGCCGACGGCCAGGTCACCAAGGTCACCGACGCGCTGGAGCAGAGTCGTTCACGAACCTTCGACGCGAACCGCAACATCGACACCGCGACCGACGCCATGGGCGTGGGCGGGGCCACGGGGAACGTCACCACGTACGGATGGGACTCCCGCAACAACCCCACCTCGTCCGAGCTGCCCACCGGCGCGACGGCCACGATGGGGGGCTACCAGACGATCGCCGGTGCGGACCTGCCCGAGACGCTGACCACGGCGGACGACGAGAAGACGAAGTACACCTACGACACCGCCGGCAACACCAAGTCCGTCGCCATCGAAGGTACAGGCGGCGGCAATCAGTCCTTCGACTACAACCCCGCCACCCCGACCTGCGGTGGCTTCGAGGGCCAGGTCTGCAAGGTCACCACGAAGATGACAGCCTCGAAGTCGGTCTCCACCACCTTCACCTACGACGCCCAGGGCAACCTGAAGACGGTCAAGGCTCCCGCCCCGCTGGGCGAGACCACCTACACCTATGACGCGCTGGGCCGTCCTGAGACGGTGAAGGATGCCCGCGGTGTCACGGTCCTCTACACCTACGACCACCGCGACCGCGTCAAGAAGGTCGACTCCTCCAACTCCCTGGCCGTCACCTACGAGTACGACGGCGACGGCAACCTCATCCAGCGCTCGGACGGCACCGGCGTCACCAAGTACGAGTTCGATCCGCTCTCCCGGGAGACGGTCCGCACTCTGCAGAACGGCTCCCAGACGGTGCTGGCCTACACCCCGGCGGGCAACGTCGACACGTACAAGGACCCCGCGGGCCTGACCGACTACACCTGGAACAAGGTCAACAAACTGGCGGAGCTGAAGGACCCCCAGAGCAAGATCACGAAGTACGAGTACAACAAGAACGGCGTCCGCACCAAGACCACCTACCCCGGCAGCACCGTCCAGGAAGTCACCCCGGACAAGTCAGGCCGCCCCGAGAAGATCAAGGCGACCAGCCCCAAGGGCACCCTCGTCGACCTTGCCTACGCCTACGCCCGCCCGGACGGCAAGGACGGCGGCAAGATCGGTACCACCACCGACGCGGTCGCGGGGACGAAGACGAGCTACGAGTACGACAAGGCGGGCCGCTTCGCCTACGCGGCGGAGAACAAGGGCAGCACGCTGAACGCCTCCTGGCAGTACTGCTACGACCTGGCCGGGAACCTCACCTCGCAGGGCGTCGACAAGGGCTGCCCCCGCGGCACCACCTACACGGTCAACGACGCCCAGCAGATCACCGCGAAGAACGGCTCCACAACGAACTGGTCCTACGACCAGATCGGCAACGAGACCGCAGGTGCCTCCACTCCGGAGGGCACCCGCACCGGCGTCAAGTGGACCGACTACTCGCAGATGACGTCGATCACGACCGGCGGCAAGACCTATGCCGGGCAGTACGGCTCCACCGACCAGTCCGAGCGGATCAAGCTCGGCGACACCTTCTTCCACAACGGGCCCCTCGGCCTGGCCGCCACCTCGACGGCCGGTGTGGACACGGGATTCAACCGCGAGCCCGGGGGCACGCTGAACTCCATGACCCGCGGGGGGAAGAACCACTACTACCTGACCGACGCACTCGGCAGCGTCGTCGCCCTGACAGACGAAGCCGGCACCAAGGTCAACACCTACGCCTACAGCCCCCGCGGCGTCCAGCGCACCACCACCACCACCGAAACGGTCCCCCAGCCCTACCGCTTCACCGGCGGCTACCAGGACCCCACCGGCCTCTACCACTTCGCGGCCCGCTACTACGACCCCAACATCGGCCGCTTCACCACCCCCGACCCCTCCGGCCAGGAACAGAACCCCTACCTCTACGCCGAAGGCGACCCCGTCAACCGCATCGACCCCACCGGACTCCTCAGCCTGGGCGGATTCGTGGACAAGGCTGGAACAGCATTCGACATTGGCGGAGTCGTGAGTGACTTCGCCAGTGGCGATACGAAAGCGGGCTTTGCCGGTCTGGCGGGCATGGCTGGTGGCGCGCTCGTCGGGGCCACCTGCGGGGCTACAGCAGCCGCCTTCGGCGCCACCACCGGTGGCGTGGGCCTTGCGGTCGGAGTCGGCTGCTACGCAGCGACGGAATTCGGGAGTTACGCCGCCGAAGACTTTGTCAACAGGCAATTTTAG